One window of Clostridia bacterium genomic DNA carries:
- the serS gene encoding serine--tRNA ligase: MLDINLIRTNPQKVADALAKKGCVVDFGELLAWDAERRAKMTEVEQKKARRNSVSAQIPRIKKEGGDVAPIFEEMRALGEQIAADDKEIGELADKIFNFVAALPNMPDDDLLPGEKENNAVVKVFGEKPQYDFEFKNHVDLCTKLGLIDYERGVKLAGNGYWLYRGVGAQLEWALLNFFISEHLKDGYEMILPPHMLGYNCGFGAGQFPKFADEVYWIKEPEDDKKKGHFMLPTAETALVNMYAGEILDEAQLPLKFFAYTPCYRKEAGTYRAEERGMIRGHQFNKVEMVQYAHPDHSAEAFEELVGKACRLMEKLGLHFRLSKLAAGDCSASMARTYDIEVWIPSMGIYKEVSSVSNANDYQARRNNTKYRDSKTGKPAFVHTLNGSGLATSRVLPAIVEQYQNADGSITVPEVLRPFLGGLEVIK, translated from the coding sequence ATGTTAGACATTAATCTCATTCGTACAAATCCCCAAAAGGTAGCGGACGCATTGGCAAAGAAAGGCTGCGTCGTCGATTTCGGCGAACTGCTCGCTTGGGACGCGGAGCGCCGCGCCAAAATGACCGAGGTCGAGCAAAAGAAAGCCCGCCGCAACAGCGTTTCGGCGCAGATCCCGCGCATCAAAAAAGAGGGCGGCGACGTAGCGCCCATCTTTGAAGAAATGCGCGCTTTGGGCGAGCAAATCGCCGCGGACGACAAAGAGATCGGCGAATTGGCCGACAAGATCTTCAATTTCGTCGCGGCCCTGCCCAATATGCCCGACGACGACCTTCTGCCCGGCGAGAAAGAGAATAATGCGGTCGTCAAAGTGTTCGGCGAGAAACCGCAATACGATTTCGAATTCAAAAATCACGTCGACCTCTGCACCAAATTGGGGCTTATCGACTACGAGCGCGGCGTCAAGTTGGCGGGCAACGGCTATTGGCTCTACCGTGGCGTGGGCGCCCAACTCGAATGGGCGTTGCTCAACTTCTTCATCAGCGAACACCTCAAAGACGGGTACGAGATGATCCTGCCCCCGCATATGCTCGGCTACAACTGCGGCTTCGGCGCGGGACAATTCCCCAAATTCGCGGACGAAGTGTATTGGATCAAAGAGCCCGAGGACGACAAGAAGAAGGGTCACTTCATGCTGCCCACCGCCGAAACGGCGTTGGTCAATATGTACGCGGGCGAGATTTTGGACGAAGCGCAACTGCCCCTCAAGTTCTTCGCCTACACACCCTGCTACCGCAAAGAGGCGGGCACCTATCGCGCCGAAGAACGCGGCATGATCCGCGGTCACCAATTCAACAAGGTGGAGATGGTGCAATACGCGCACCCCGACCACAGCGCCGAGGCGTTCGAAGAGTTGGTGGGCAAGGCCTGCCGCCTGATGGAAAAATTGGGCTTGCACTTCCGCCTGAGCAAACTTGCGGCGGGTGATTGCAGCGCCAGCATGGCCCGTACCTACGACATCGAGGTATGGATCCCCTCTATGGGCATCTACAAAGAGGTCAGTTCGGTGTCCAACGCCAACGACTACCAGGCACGCCGCAACAATACCAAGTACCGCGACAGCAAGACGGGCAAACCCGCCTTCGTACACACCCTCAACGGCTCGGGCTTAGCCACCAGCCGCGTACTGCCCGCCATCGTCGAGCAATACCAAAACGCGGACGGCTCCATCACCGTGCCCGAAGTGCTCCGTCCCTTCCTGGGCGGGCTGGAAGTCATCAAATAA